The following DNA comes from Papaver somniferum cultivar HN1 chromosome 4, ASM357369v1, whole genome shotgun sequence.
CAGTGAAGAAGAAAACTGTTAGTAAAAGGGTTGAGGTTAAAAGAAGTCCAAGGCTTAATAAGACTGCTCGTGTTAGTGGGCTAAGTGATATGAGACCAACAAGACTTGATTTTGTGCATGAAGACCCAGTTGTTTCTACACAAGCATCTGTTGCAGAAAACCCAGTGCATGAAGCAGAAGTTAATGCTACACAAGCATCTGTTGCAGAAAACCCAGTGCATGAAGCAGAAGTTAATGCTACACAAGCATCTGTTGCAGACAACCAAGTACAGGGGAATGAAGATGATGACCAGGTGAATTTACCTAATCTACAATCAGATGACTGCATCCTAATGATAGGCCTGATTTTTTGTTTGAGGAACATAATGAGGAAGAGGTAAGTGGAGATGAAAGTGAAAAGGAaagtgaagatgaagaaacacAAGAAAAGTACAATTATGAAGATGAGGAAGGCCTTGTCTGCACCAAATACTGCATCAACATCTGCATCAAATAAAGCAACATCATCTGCATCAAAGAAAGCAACATCATCTGCATCAAAGAAATCAGCTGAGGTACCACCattgtcaaaaggaaaaactgcATCAACATCtacatcaaagaaatcaacaacatCCTCCTCCACTGCAACCAAAAGAAAGGTAACACATCCATCTACttcttctacaccttcatctgccTGTTTTAACCAGACTTATCATGGTACTGTTAATATTTCTAGCCAAACAATCAACATTTCTGAGCCACCATCAAAAAGGGTTAGAAAGCCTAACTCCAAATATCAGTAATATCAGAGATAGTAGTACTCAGTTTTGTTTTATGAATGTTGACAATATTTTGTTACATTGCTTTTGTTTACATACATTAACTTCTAATTATGCACTTTACCTTCACTTTGTCTTTAAACTGTGCACAAATTTGATCTTCAGAATtataagattgattttgtttttccaCAAAGATAGCATCAGACACCCATTGGAAATCTTCACATTTTTTGCATTTTAGGTAGCCAATACCATAATTCCATGATGTTTGAGCTATGTTTAACATCCTCACCTTAGTTGAATTGCATTTGGGGTAGATACAAGGAGTATATGACCAAGAACAATCATCAAATTTGTGATCACTAACACAAGCTTTACATCCTCCTTTATACTGAGGTGTCATGGTTTTAATAGCATcatcaaaccattcaaagtatGGACACATAGGATTAGAGCAAGAGAagaatttcttccctgaattagcaCCTTCTTTGACCTTTAAAAGTTTCCGAATACCATTACAAGGAACTAATTTACACATACTGTAGATCCAAggacaatcaattgattgatgattactttggttgcacatctcacaTTCCTGCAAATTAAGTAAAAATTAAAGTAAGATGGATAAGATACTCACCCCTTaactatgttcttctttgaaaaaatCTTGAAATTGCTCTTACCATTTTCATTTTCTCACTTGATCTAGGagacattttgaagaaaaaaaccaaTATACTGATTTAAGGTTGTGAAAATTCCCCATATATATAAGTCAGGAGAGACAAGAAAGTGTTTGTTATTACAACGGTCGGAATGTAGAACGGTCGGATTTAAAACGGTCGAAATCTGTAGCCGTTGATTTGAACTCACGTGTTGCAATCTTAGATTGTAGGACATGGTGGTCATTCTCTTAAA
Coding sequences within:
- the LOC113271860 gene encoding cell wall integrity and stress response component 2-like; protein product: MKVKRKVKMKKHKKSTIMKMRKALSAPNTASTSASNKATSSASKKATSSASKKSAEVPPLSKGKTASTSTSKKSTTSSSTATKRKVTHPSTSSTPSSACFNQTYHGTVNISSQTINISEPPSKRVRKPNSKYQ